One Mycobacterium sp. SMC-4 DNA window includes the following coding sequences:
- a CDS encoding cytochrome C oxidase subunit IV family protein, with product MATVSESRRGPVTQRAITWAWALLVAITLGTWWLAPAHFTETVEPSTAITALVLALTAVKSRLIMQYFKEIRTAPRWLRRATDGWLAVLTAAVFVIYLF from the coding sequence ATGGCGACAGTTTCCGAATCCCGCCGCGGGCCCGTCACGCAGCGCGCGATCACCTGGGCGTGGGCACTGTTGGTGGCGATCACGCTCGGGACGTGGTGGCTGGCCCCGGCGCACTTCACTGAAACCGTCGAACCCAGCACCGCGATCACCGCGCTGGTATTGGCGTTGACCGCGGTGAAGAGCCGCCTGATCATGCAGTACTTCAAGGAGATCCGCACCGCGCCCCGGTGGCTGCGGCGGGCGACCGACGGGTGGCTGGCCGTGCTGACCGCGGCAGTGTTCGTGATCTACCTGTTCTGA
- a CDS encoding M67 family metallopeptidase, whose product MVAHARTDHPDEACGIIAGKEGSDRPERFVAMINAERSPTFYRFDSGEQLKVWRAMEDAGEAPVVIYHSHTATEPYPSRTDISYASEPDAHYVLISTRDPETHELRSYRIVDGVVTEEPVTIVEQY is encoded by the coding sequence ATGGTCGCCCACGCCCGTACCGACCATCCCGACGAGGCGTGCGGGATCATCGCCGGCAAGGAAGGCTCGGATCGTCCGGAGCGGTTCGTCGCGATGATCAATGCCGAACGGTCACCGACCTTCTACCGATTCGATTCCGGTGAACAGCTCAAGGTGTGGCGGGCCATGGAAGACGCAGGCGAGGCGCCAGTGGTCATCTACCACTCCCACACCGCGACCGAGCCCTATCCGAGTCGCACCGACATCTCCTACGCCTCCGAACCCGACGCCCACTACGTCTTGATCTCCACCAGGGACCCGGAGACACACGAGCTGCGCAGTTACCGCATCGTGGACGGTGTCGTCACCGAAGAACCCGTCACCATCGTCGAGCAGTACTAG
- the murI gene encoding glutamate racemase codes for MSVEALRPIGIFDSGVGGLTVARAVIDQLPDEDIVYIGDTGNGPYGPLTIPEIRAHALSIGDDLAGRDIKALVIACNSASSACLRDARERYAPIPVVEVILPAVRRAVATTRNGRIGVIGTEATIASGAYQDTFAAARDIEVFGVACPRFVDFVERGVTSGRQVLGLAEGYLEPLQRAGVDTLVLGCTHYPMLSGLIQLVMGDGVTLVSSAEETAKDLLRVLTERDLLRPHPGDGSRPQRVFEATGDPTAFTALAARFLGPTLDGVRPVQRHVRMQ; via the coding sequence ATGAGCGTGGAGGCGCTGCGCCCGATCGGGATCTTCGACTCCGGGGTGGGTGGACTGACGGTTGCCCGCGCGGTCATCGACCAGCTTCCCGACGAGGACATCGTCTACATCGGTGACACCGGCAACGGGCCTTATGGTCCGCTGACCATCCCCGAGATTCGCGCCCATGCACTGTCCATCGGTGACGACCTGGCCGGTCGGGACATCAAGGCGCTGGTGATCGCCTGCAACTCCGCGTCGTCGGCCTGCCTGCGCGATGCCCGGGAACGTTATGCGCCGATACCGGTGGTCGAGGTGATTTTGCCCGCCGTTCGCCGCGCCGTCGCGACCACTCGCAACGGGCGCATCGGGGTCATCGGTACCGAAGCGACCATCGCGTCGGGCGCATACCAGGACACCTTCGCGGCGGCGCGTGACATCGAGGTCTTCGGTGTGGCGTGTCCGCGCTTCGTCGACTTTGTCGAGCGCGGCGTGACCAGCGGCCGGCAGGTGCTCGGTCTGGCCGAGGGTTACCTGGAGCCGCTGCAGCGCGCCGGGGTGGACACCCTGGTCCTGGGCTGCACGCACTATCCGATGTTGTCGGGGCTGATCCAACTCGTGATGGGAGACGGCGTGACGCTGGTGTCCAGCGCCGAGGAGACGGCCAAGGATCTGCTGCGCGTCTTGACCGAGCGCGATTTGCTCCGACCCCATCCGGGCGACGGTTCACGGCCGCAACGGGTGTTCGAGGCCACCGGAGATCCCACCGCCTTCACCGCGTTGGCGGCGCGATTCCTCGGGCCGACCCTGGACGGGGTGCGCCCAGTCCAGCGTCACGTTCGCATGCAGTAG
- a CDS encoding DUF3817 domain-containing protein codes for MTAPNSPAPLIPVETIRKALLGYRVLAWATGVWLIALCYEMVMKYGFGDDSLGWIAVVHGWVYFVYLLFTANLAVKVRWPIAKTVGVLLAGTVPLVGIVVENIQTQKIKEQFGLDGAAAPNPHDGP; via the coding sequence GTGACCGCACCCAACTCGCCCGCTCCCCTGATCCCCGTCGAAACCATCCGCAAGGCACTGCTCGGCTACCGCGTGCTGGCTTGGGCAACCGGCGTCTGGCTCATCGCGCTCTGCTACGAGATGGTGATGAAGTACGGGTTCGGTGACGACTCGTTGGGCTGGATCGCCGTCGTACACGGATGGGTGTATTTCGTCTACCTGCTGTTCACCGCGAACCTGGCGGTCAAGGTCCGTTGGCCCATCGCCAAGACCGTGGGCGTGCTGCTGGCCGGCACCGTCCCGCTGGTCGGCATAGTCGTCGAGAACATTCAGACCCAGAAGATCAAAGAGCAGTTCGGGCTCGACGGCGCCGCTGCACCGAACCCACACGATGGCCCCTGA
- a CDS encoding TetR/AcrR family transcriptional regulator — MVLNVKPRRVRKGQQTRERLLGAALAEFKRDGMAAADVGAIVSAAGVAHGTFFFHFPTKEHILVELEKREEERMAAELARFVAAPHGVGDTLAEALRVLVKLERRLGVRLFKDFLALHFTTKRPPSEEWATHPFVTAMVEELLRAQERGEIPAEVDVVHGGVSFLVGLYALLITMPEDKAARSAALTEYLTTYRYGLRIAGS, encoded by the coding sequence ATGGTTCTCAACGTGAAACCGCGACGTGTTCGAAAAGGACAGCAGACACGGGAGCGGTTGCTGGGAGCTGCGCTAGCTGAGTTCAAGCGTGACGGAATGGCGGCTGCCGACGTCGGCGCGATCGTGTCCGCGGCAGGCGTGGCCCACGGCACCTTCTTCTTTCATTTCCCGACCAAGGAGCACATCCTGGTCGAACTGGAGAAGCGGGAAGAGGAGCGGATGGCCGCCGAGTTGGCGCGGTTCGTCGCGGCTCCGCACGGCGTGGGTGACACGCTCGCCGAGGCTCTTCGGGTGCTCGTGAAGCTGGAACGTCGACTCGGTGTCCGGCTGTTCAAGGATTTTCTGGCGCTGCACTTCACCACCAAACGCCCGCCATCGGAGGAGTGGGCGACACACCCGTTCGTGACGGCGATGGTCGAGGAACTCCTGCGGGCGCAGGAGCGCGGCGAGATCCCGGCCGAGGTCGACGTGGTCCACGGCGGTGTGTCATTCCTCGTCGGTCTCTACGCGCTGTTGATCACAATGCCTGAGGACAAAGCGGCCCGTTCGGCCGCGTTGACCGAGTACCTGACGACCTACAGGTACGGCTTGAGGATCGCAGGAAGCTGA
- a CDS encoding MoaD/ThiS family protein — MAVSVSIPTILRTHTGGEKRVSASGQTLQAVIADLEANYAGISERLIDNGKLHRFVNVYVNDEDVRFSGGLDTAVADGDTVTILPAVAGG, encoded by the coding sequence ATGGCTGTTTCTGTGTCCATCCCCACGATCCTGCGTACCCACACCGGAGGCGAGAAGCGCGTCTCTGCCTCAGGACAGACGCTGCAGGCGGTGATCGCCGATCTGGAAGCCAACTACGCCGGCATCTCGGAGCGCCTGATCGATAACGGCAAGCTGCACCGCTTCGTCAACGTCTACGTCAACGACGAGGACGTGCGCTTCTCGGGTGGCTTGGACACCGCCGTCGCCGACGGGGACACCGTGACGATCCTGCCCGCCGTCGCCGGCGGCTGA
- the rph gene encoding ribonuclease PH — protein sequence MSRREDGRQDDELRPVTITRGFTTHPAGSVLVEFGETRVMCTASVTEGVPRWRKGSGQGWLTAEYAMLPAATHDRSDRESVKGRVGGRTQEISRLVGRSLRACIDLAALGENTIAIDCDVLQADGGTRTAAITGAYVALADAVTYLAAAGRLSDPRPLSCAIAAVSVGVVDGRIRVDLPYTEDSRAEVDMNVVATDTGTLVEIQGTGEGATFPRSTLDKMLDAAMAACDELFDVQRTALELPYPGVLPESGEPPKKAFGS from the coding sequence GTGTCCAGACGAGAAGACGGCCGCCAGGACGACGAGCTGCGGCCGGTCACGATCACCCGTGGTTTCACCACTCATCCTGCCGGCTCGGTGCTGGTCGAGTTCGGTGAGACCCGGGTGATGTGCACCGCCAGCGTCACCGAGGGCGTGCCGCGCTGGCGTAAAGGTTCAGGTCAGGGCTGGTTGACCGCCGAATATGCGATGCTGCCCGCGGCCACCCACGACCGCTCGGATCGCGAATCGGTGAAGGGTCGGGTCGGTGGACGGACCCAGGAGATCAGCCGGCTGGTCGGCAGGTCGTTGCGGGCCTGCATCGATCTGGCCGCGCTGGGGGAGAACACCATCGCCATCGACTGCGATGTACTGCAGGCCGACGGTGGCACCCGTACCGCGGCGATCACCGGCGCCTATGTTGCGCTGGCCGATGCGGTGACCTACCTCGCTGCGGCGGGCCGGCTGTCCGACCCCCGTCCCCTGTCCTGCGCGATCGCCGCGGTCAGTGTCGGCGTGGTGGACGGACGCATTCGCGTCGACCTGCCCTACACCGAGGATTCGCGCGCCGAGGTCGACATGAATGTGGTCGCCACCGACACCGGAACCTTGGTCGAGATCCAGGGAACCGGCGAGGGAGCGACGTTCCCGCGATCCACGCTCGACAAGATGCTCGACGCGGCGATGGCAGCCTGCGACGAGTTGTTCGACGTGCAGCGCACCGCGCTGGAGTTGCCCTACCCGGGTGTTCTTCCGGAGTCCGGAGAGCCGCCGAAGAAGGCATTCGGAAGCTGA
- a CDS encoding rhomboid family intramembrane serine protease, whose protein sequence is MTGSGGYSALPAKPKKRPAWLVGGLTIVSFVILLWLIELYDSLTGHQLDSNGIRPLDTDGLTGILFAPLLHSNWEHLMANTGPALVLGFLVTLAGLSRFLYATAIVWVVGGLGTWLIGNIGAPTYHGVVIETNHIGASGLIFGWLTFLILFGFFTRKIWEIVTGVVVLFVYGSILLGVLPGTFGVSWQGHLSGALAGVLAAYLLSGPERKTRALRRPVQPPSLNT, encoded by the coding sequence ATGACAGGATCCGGTGGATATTCCGCACTACCCGCAAAGCCGAAGAAGCGGCCCGCGTGGTTGGTCGGTGGTCTCACCATCGTGTCCTTTGTGATCCTGCTCTGGCTGATCGAACTCTACGACTCGCTGACCGGACATCAGCTCGACAGCAACGGGATTCGACCGTTGGATACCGACGGCCTGACCGGCATTCTGTTCGCTCCACTGCTGCACTCGAACTGGGAGCACCTGATGGCCAACACCGGCCCGGCGCTGGTGCTCGGCTTCCTGGTGACATTGGCCGGCCTGTCCAGGTTTCTGTACGCCACCGCGATCGTCTGGGTCGTGGGCGGCCTCGGTACGTGGCTCATCGGAAACATCGGAGCGCCGACCTATCACGGGGTGGTCATCGAGACCAACCACATCGGCGCGTCCGGCCTGATTTTCGGCTGGCTGACTTTCCTGATCCTGTTCGGGTTCTTCACCCGCAAGATCTGGGAGATTGTCACCGGTGTGGTGGTGTTGTTCGTCTACGGCAGCATCCTGCTGGGCGTGCTTCCCGGCACCTTCGGTGTGTCGTGGCAAGGGCATCTGAGCGGCGCACTCGCCGGTGTGCTCGCGGCGTATCTGCTGTCCGGACCCGAGCGCAAGACCCGCGCGTTGCGGCGCCCGGTGCAGCCACCCTCGCTGAACACATGA
- the rdgB gene encoding RdgB/HAM1 family non-canonical purine NTP pyrophosphatase — protein sequence MPQLLVASRNRKKLAELQRVLDGAGLVGVRLLSLEDVAPFDEAPETGATFEDNALAKARDAFAATGIPVVADDSGLAVDALNGMPGVLSARWAGRHGDDAANTALLLAQLGDVPDERRGAAFVSACALVYGPAEADCAVVRGEWAGTITRSPRGEGGFGYDPVFLPSGSDRTAAELTPDEKDAASHRARALAELLPSLRALG from the coding sequence TTGCCGCAATTGCTTGTCGCCTCACGTAACCGCAAGAAGCTGGCCGAACTTCAGCGGGTTCTCGACGGGGCCGGACTGGTCGGGGTGCGATTGCTGTCGCTCGAAGACGTGGCGCCGTTCGACGAGGCGCCCGAAACCGGTGCGACCTTCGAGGACAACGCGCTGGCCAAGGCTCGCGATGCGTTCGCCGCGACGGGCATCCCGGTTGTGGCCGATGATTCCGGCCTGGCGGTCGACGCCCTGAACGGGATGCCCGGCGTGCTCAGCGCCCGGTGGGCCGGACGGCACGGTGACGACGCCGCCAATACTGCGCTGTTGCTGGCCCAGCTGGGGGATGTGCCCGATGAGCGCCGGGGTGCGGCCTTCGTCTCAGCGTGCGCGTTGGTCTATGGGCCGGCCGAGGCGGACTGCGCGGTGGTCCGCGGGGAGTGGGCCGGCACGATCACGCGTTCACCGCGCGGCGAGGGCGGGTTCGGCTACGACCCGGTGTTCCTGCCGAGCGGCTCGGACCGGACCGCCGCCGAACTGACACCGGACGAGAAGGACGCGGCTTCCCATCGGGCACGGGCGCTGGCGGAGTTGCTGCCGTCGCTGCGGGCGCTGGGCTGA
- a CDS encoding cyclic nucleotide-degrading phosphodiesterase, with product MGVRITVLGCSGSVVGPDSPASGYLVTAPDTPPLVLDFGGGVLGALQRHADPNAVHVLLSHLHADHCLDLPGLFVWRRYHPIPAPQRGMIYGPANTWARLGAASSPEGGEVDDITDIFDIRHWVDNEPVDIGSLTIVPRLVCHPTESYGMRITDPSGATFVYSGDTGYCDALIDLARDADVFLCEASWTHSPDRPPRLHLSGTEAGRAAANAGVSELLLTHIPPWTSREDVISEAKAEFDGPVHAVVCNETFEVAAAGARETTR from the coding sequence GTGGGCGTGCGAATCACCGTACTGGGTTGCTCCGGCAGTGTGGTCGGCCCAGATTCGCCTGCGTCGGGGTATCTCGTCACCGCGCCGGACACACCGCCGCTGGTCCTGGACTTCGGCGGGGGTGTACTCGGTGCGCTGCAACGCCACGCCGACCCGAATGCAGTGCACGTGCTGCTGTCGCATCTGCACGCCGACCACTGTCTGGATTTGCCGGGTTTGTTTGTGTGGCGGCGTTACCACCCGATTCCGGCGCCGCAGCGCGGAATGATCTACGGCCCGGCCAATACCTGGGCGCGGCTGGGTGCGGCGTCCTCCCCGGAGGGCGGTGAGGTCGACGACATCACCGACATCTTCGACATTCGGCACTGGGTGGACAACGAACCCGTCGACATCGGATCGTTGACCATCGTCCCACGCCTGGTGTGCCATCCCACCGAGTCCTACGGCATGCGGATCACCGACCCGTCCGGTGCGACGTTCGTCTACAGCGGTGACACGGGCTACTGCGACGCGCTCATCGACCTGGCTCGTGACGCGGACGTGTTCCTCTGTGAGGCGTCATGGACACACTCACCGGACCGGCCGCCGCGGTTGCACCTGTCGGGGACCGAAGCCGGTCGCGCGGCCGCCAACGCCGGAGTCTCCGAGCTGCTGCTGACGCATATCCCGCCGTGGACGTCGCGCGAGGACGTCATCAGCGAGGCCAAAGCTGAATTCGACGGACCGGTTCATGCGGTCGTCTGCAACGAGACTTTCGAGGTTGCGGCCGCGGGAGCGCGCGAGACAACCCGCTAG
- a CDS encoding cytochrome c oxidase subunit 3, with amino-acid sequence MWVMVLGDMVIFAGYFVVYMIYRTMNSAEFMAAQQHLDINIGVVNTVILLTSSWFMARSVLSARAGDHRHAIKMVYAGGLGGVLFIVFKCSEWYAKISAGHTNADLFYSFYYVITGVHLVHVLLGLIVMGVVIRELRNPGRRRVSMVESGAVYWHMVDLLWVVIFGLLYVLR; translated from the coding sequence ATGTGGGTCATGGTGCTCGGCGACATGGTGATCTTCGCCGGCTACTTCGTGGTCTACATGATCTACCGGACCATGAACTCCGCGGAGTTCATGGCCGCTCAGCAGCACCTCGACATCAATATCGGCGTGGTCAACACCGTCATCCTGTTGACCAGCTCCTGGTTCATGGCCCGCAGCGTGCTGTCCGCACGAGCAGGGGATCACCGACACGCCATCAAGATGGTTTACGCCGGCGGACTGGGCGGCGTCCTGTTCATCGTGTTCAAGTGCTCCGAGTGGTACGCCAAGATCTCTGCAGGCCACACCAACGCCGATCTGTTCTATTCGTTCTACTACGTCATCACTGGCGTCCATCTGGTTCACGTCCTGCTCGGGTTGATTGTGATGGGCGTGGTCATTCGCGAACTGCGCAATCCCGGTCGCCGCCGCGTGTCGATGGTGGAATCCGGTGCCGTGTACTGGCACATGGTCGATCTGCTCTGGGTCGTCATCTTCGGCCTGCTCTATGTACTGAGGTGA
- a CDS encoding cysteine synthase, with product MTRYNSVLEALGNTPLVGLQRLSPAWDGAPHVRLWAKLEDRNPTGSIKDRPALRMIEDAEREGRLQPGATILEPTSGNTGISLAMAALLKGYQMVCVMPENTSIERRQLLELYGARIIYSPAEGGSNTAVAHAKELAAEHPSWVMLYQYGNPANAAAHYDGTGPELLADLPEITHFVAGLGTTGTLMGTGRFLREHVQGVQIVAAEPRYGEGVYALRNIDEGFIPELYDADVLTSRFAVGSYDAVRRTRELVQTEGIFAGISTGAILHAALGMAAKAIKAGERADIAFTVCDAGWKYLSTGAYAGSLDDAEDALEGQLWA from the coding sequence ATGACGCGCTACAACTCTGTGCTCGAAGCGCTGGGAAACACCCCACTGGTGGGCCTGCAGCGCCTCTCGCCGGCTTGGGACGGCGCACCGCACGTCCGGCTCTGGGCCAAGCTGGAGGACCGCAATCCGACCGGTTCGATCAAGGACCGACCGGCTCTGCGCATGATCGAGGACGCCGAACGGGAAGGGCGGCTGCAGCCCGGTGCCACGATCCTGGAGCCCACCAGCGGCAACACCGGCATCTCGCTGGCGATGGCGGCCCTGCTGAAGGGTTATCAGATGGTCTGCGTGATGCCGGAAAACACCTCGATCGAGCGCCGGCAGCTGCTGGAGCTCTACGGCGCGCGCATCATCTACTCACCTGCCGAGGGCGGCTCCAACACCGCGGTGGCCCATGCCAAGGAACTCGCCGCCGAACACCCGTCGTGGGTGATGCTGTACCAGTACGGCAACCCGGCCAACGCGGCCGCGCATTACGACGGGACCGGGCCTGAGCTGTTGGCCGATCTGCCCGAGATCACCCATTTCGTCGCCGGCCTCGGTACCACTGGGACATTGATGGGCACCGGCCGCTTCCTGCGCGAACATGTCCAGGGCGTGCAGATCGTCGCGGCCGAACCCCGCTATGGAGAGGGTGTCTACGCGCTGCGCAACATCGACGAAGGGTTCATCCCCGAGCTTTATGACGCCGATGTACTCACGTCGCGCTTCGCGGTCGGGTCCTACGACGCGGTACGACGCACCCGTGAACTCGTCCAGACCGAGGGCATCTTCGCCGGCATCTCGACCGGTGCGATCTTGCATGCGGCGCTGGGTATGGCCGCCAAGGCGATCAAGGCAGGTGAGCGCGCCGACATCGCGTTCACCGTGTGTGACGCCGGATGGAAGTATCTGTCGACCGGTGCCTACGCCGGTAGCCTGGATGACGCAGAGGACGCGTTGGAAGGGCAGCTTTGGGCATGA
- a CDS encoding helix-turn-helix transcriptional regulator, protein MTASAFSDRKLSESAKLAVPAARRVIDLRRGGCALGGSYLYEGDALITGWHSHDVHQIEYALHGVVEVETDSAHYLLPPQQAAWIPAGLEHQAVMNPDVKTVAVMFDRSLIDDAGDRARILAVSPLIREMMVYGLRWPIDRARGDDISDGFFRTLAALVTEALDYEAPLSLPTADHPIVAAAMAYTKKHLATATCAQVSRAVSVSERTLRRLFADTLGLPWRTYLLHARMLRAMALLAAPMQSVGDTAGAVGFDSVSSFTRAFTQFCGETPSAYRRRVTESSG, encoded by the coding sequence ATGACCGCCTCTGCGTTCTCGGACAGAAAGTTGTCCGAGTCGGCCAAACTCGCCGTGCCGGCCGCGCGGCGGGTGATCGACCTACGACGCGGAGGGTGTGCGCTGGGTGGCAGCTACCTCTACGAGGGCGACGCGCTGATCACCGGATGGCACTCACACGACGTACACCAGATCGAATACGCCCTACACGGCGTGGTCGAGGTGGAGACCGATTCGGCGCACTATCTGCTGCCGCCGCAGCAGGCGGCGTGGATCCCTGCCGGCCTCGAACACCAGGCGGTGATGAACCCCGACGTGAAAACAGTGGCCGTGATGTTCGACCGTTCACTCATCGACGATGCCGGTGACCGCGCCCGAATCCTCGCGGTCTCCCCGCTGATCCGGGAGATGATGGTCTACGGTCTGCGCTGGCCCATCGACCGAGCACGCGGCGACGACATCTCCGACGGGTTCTTTCGAACTCTGGCCGCGCTGGTCACCGAGGCCCTCGACTACGAGGCCCCGCTGAGCCTGCCCACCGCCGACCACCCGATCGTCGCTGCGGCGATGGCCTACACCAAAAAGCACCTCGCGACCGCCACGTGCGCGCAGGTGAGCAGGGCGGTGTCGGTATCCGAGCGCACCCTGCGCCGCCTGTTCGCCGACACCCTGGGACTGCCGTGGCGCACCTATCTACTGCACGCCCGTATGCTGCGCGCGATGGCGTTGCTGGCCGCACCGATGCAATCGGTCGGCGACACTGCCGGCGCAGTCGGATTCGACAGCGTCAGCTCCTTTACCCGGGCGTTCACCCAGTTTTGTGGCGAAACGCCGTCGGCGTATCGCCGCCGGGTCACCGAATCGAGCGGGTGA
- a CDS encoding P1 family peptidase has product MSGALTDVAGISVGYDHRLDDDAQLGSGWATGTTVVLTPPGTVGAVDGRGGAPGTRETDLLEPSNSVRHVDAVVLTGGSAYGLAAADGVMTWLEERQRGVAMDGGVVPIVPSAVIFDLPVGGWQCRPNAEFGYRAAQNAGADVAIGTVGAGVGARAGVLKGGVGTASVTLESGVTVGALVVVNSAGDVVDPATGLPWSADQIEEFGLLAPPSDQLAAYADRRGELSPLNTTIAVVATDAALSKAACRRVAVAAHDGLARTIRPCHTPLDGDTVFALATGAVEVIPDPTTPASMSPELSLMTTVGAAAADCLARAVLVAVLAADSAAGIPTYRDMLPGAFG; this is encoded by the coding sequence ATGAGCGGCGCGCTCACCGACGTTGCCGGCATCAGCGTCGGCTACGATCACCGCCTCGACGACGATGCGCAGCTGGGTTCGGGGTGGGCGACCGGCACGACGGTGGTCCTGACCCCGCCGGGGACCGTCGGCGCGGTCGACGGTCGCGGCGGTGCGCCGGGTACCCGCGAGACCGACCTGTTGGAGCCCAGCAACTCGGTGCGACACGTCGACGCAGTGGTTCTCACCGGCGGCAGTGCCTACGGTCTGGCGGCCGCGGACGGCGTGATGACCTGGCTGGAGGAGCGACAGCGCGGCGTGGCGATGGATGGCGGTGTGGTCCCGATCGTGCCGTCGGCGGTGATCTTCGACCTGCCGGTCGGGGGCTGGCAGTGCCGTCCGAACGCGGAGTTCGGCTACCGGGCCGCCCAGAACGCCGGTGCTGACGTGGCGATCGGTACGGTCGGCGCCGGGGTCGGCGCGCGCGCCGGTGTGCTCAAAGGCGGTGTGGGGACGGCGTCGGTGACGCTGGAGTCCGGTGTGACCGTGGGCGCGTTGGTGGTGGTCAACTCCGCCGGCGACGTGGTCGACCCGGCTACCGGGTTGCCCTGGTCAGCAGACCAGATCGAGGAGTTCGGACTGCTGGCACCCCCGTCCGACCAGCTCGCCGCCTACGCCGATCGGCGCGGCGAGCTGAGCCCGTTGAACACCACGATCGCCGTGGTCGCCACCGACGCCGCACTGAGCAAGGCAGCGTGCCGTCGGGTCGCGGTCGCGGCCCACGACGGTCTGGCCCGGACCATCCGGCCGTGTCACACCCCGCTCGACGGTGACACCGTGTTCGCGCTGGCCACCGGGGCCGTCGAGGTGATTCCCGACCCGACGACTCCGGCTTCGATGTCGCCGGAACTGTCGCTGATGACCACCGTCGGCGCAGCAGCGGCAGACTGTCTGGCGCGCGCCGTACTGGTCGCAGTGCTGGCCGCCGACTCGGCGGCTGGAATACCCACCTACCGTGACATGTTGCCCGGAGCGTTCGGGTGA
- a CDS encoding amidohydrolase family protein → MSTDDLILVSIDDHVVEPPDMFLRHVPAKFKEEAPIVVTDDKGVDQWMYQGRPQGVSGLNAVVSWPAEEWGRDPAGFAEMRPGVYDVHERVRDMNRNGILASMCFPTFTGFSARHLNMHREESTLVMVSAYNDWHIDEWAGSYPDRFIPIAILPTWNPEAMCAEIRRVAAKGCRAVTMPELPHLEGLPSYFDEEYWGPVFRTLSEENVVMCLHIGTGFGAISMAKDAPIDNLIILATQVSAMCAQDLLWGPAMRNYPDLKFAFSEGGIGWIPFYLDRSDRHYTNQKWLRRDFGDKLPSDVFREHSLACYVTDKTSLKLRHEIGIDIIAWECDYPHSDCFWPDAPEQVLAELTAAGADATDINKITWQNACNFFTWDPFARTPKANATVGALRAKATDVDTSIRPRAEWARLYREKQLAGA, encoded by the coding sequence CTGAGCACCGACGACCTGATCCTGGTGAGCATCGACGACCACGTCGTGGAACCGCCGGACATGTTCCTGCGCCATGTGCCGGCCAAATTCAAAGAGGAGGCACCGATCGTCGTCACCGATGACAAAGGCGTGGATCAGTGGATGTACCAGGGCCGCCCACAGGGTGTCAGCGGACTGAACGCCGTGGTTTCCTGGCCGGCCGAGGAGTGGGGCCGCGATCCGGCCGGGTTCGCCGAGATGCGGCCCGGTGTCTACGACGTGCACGAGCGGGTGCGCGACATGAACCGCAACGGCATCCTCGCCTCGATGTGCTTCCCGACCTTCACCGGCTTTTCCGCGCGACACCTCAACATGCACCGCGAGGAGAGCACCCTGGTCATGGTGTCGGCGTACAACGACTGGCACATCGACGAGTGGGCCGGGTCCTACCCTGACCGCTTCATTCCGATCGCGATCCTGCCCACTTGGAACCCCGAGGCCATGTGCGCGGAGATCCGCCGGGTCGCCGCCAAGGGCTGCCGTGCGGTCACCATGCCGGAACTACCGCACCTGGAAGGACTGCCGAGCTACTTCGACGAGGAGTACTGGGGCCCGGTTTTCCGGACCCTGTCGGAAGAGAACGTGGTGATGTGCCTGCACATCGGCACCGGATTCGGCGCGATCTCGATGGCCAAGGATGCGCCGATCGACAACTTGATCATCCTGGCCACTCAAGTGTCCGCGATGTGCGCCCAGGACCTGCTCTGGGGCCCGGCGATGCGCAACTACCCCGATCTGAAGTTCGCGTTTTCCGAGGGCGGCATCGGCTGGATACCGTTCTACCTGGATCGCTCCGACCGGCACTACACCAACCAGAAGTGGCTGCGCCGTGACTTCGGTGACAAGTTGCCCTCCGACGTGTTTCGGGAGCATTCGCTGGCCTGCTACGTCACCGACAAGACGTCGCTGAAGCTGCGGCACGAGATCGGTATCGACATCATCGCGTGGGAATGCGATTACCCGCATTCGGACTGCTTCTGGCCCGACGCTCCCGAACAGGTGCTCGCGGAGTTGACCGCCGCCGGCGCCGATGCCACCGACATCAACAAGATCACCTGGCAGAACGCGTGCAATTTCTTCACCTGGGACCCGTTCGCCCGTACCCCCAAAGCCAACGCGACCGTGGGTGCGTTGCGCGCCAAGGCCACTGATGTCGATACCTCGATCCGGCCGCGCGCCGAATGGGCGCGGCTGTACCGGGAAAAGCAGCTCGCCGGAGCCTGA